The sequence ATATGCTTTCAAGTGATTCTCCGCCTTCTCTGTTCTTAAGCTCATCAATTGTGCCTACTGCGATAAGTCTGCCCCCGCTTATAATGCCGACTCTGTCGCATAGCCGCTCGGCAACATCAAGGACGTGCGTTGAAAAGAAAACGGTATTCCCAAGATCGCAATGGCTTCTCATTTCCTGTTTTAACAAGTGTGCGGATTTTGGGTCAAGTCCGGTCATGGGCTCATCAAGTATCCATAATGGGGGACTGCTTAATAAAGCGCCGGTTATCATCAGTTTCTGTTTCATTCCATGTGAATATGCTGATATCCTGTCATTTGCCGCATGAGCTATTTCAAACATCGACAAATACTTTTCAATACGCTCTTTGCGGGCTTTACTCGAAACGCCGTAAATATCCGCAACAAAGTTTAAGTATTCAATACCTTTTAGGCGGTCATATGCAATATGTTCATCCGGCACATAACCTATACACCTCTTGGCTCCTACAGGGTCGGTTTTGATATCGTGCCCATTAACCGTAATAGTGCCTTCATTTGGAGGCAAAATGCCTGTAATCATCTTGATCGTCGTTGTCTTTCCTGCACCGTTTGGACCTATAAATCCAAAAATTTCCCCAGGCCTAACATCAAGAGTCAAGCCGTCAACCGCAGGCTTTCCAGAACCTGCATATACCTTTTTAACCTGTTGTAACTTTAACAAAAAAACTCCTCCTAAATATTAAGGGTAATCTTTGACAAAATAATAACACAGGTTCATATGACTGTCAATAGGAATCTACTGAAAATCCAAAAAGATTTTGCGATTGTATACTTATTTACTGTTTATTCAATTCCATCAATCGCGCAAGTATTGTAAACCCATCCTCTACAAAAGGTCCCTTTAAGCCGTTTTCCTCTGTATAACTATTACCGCTTCCGACTTTATTTCTGCTGTCATAGATCAAAAACGGAACTGGCTCTCCGTCATGTGTACGTGTGGACATGAGCGTTTTATGGTCGCTGATTATGAGAATGCGGAAATCTTCTCCCCTTTTTTCGAGCTTAGGAACCAAATTAGCGATCACGCGGCTGTCGATGTATTCGATTGCCTTGATCTTTCCCTTGAGATCGCCGTTATGGGTGCACTCATCAGGAGCCTCGACATGCAGGCAAACAAAATCATATCCTTTATCTAAAGCACTGATTGTGGCGTCAACCTTGCCCTCGTAATTGGTGTCAATTTCTCCTGTTGCCCCTTCAACTTCTATACTGTCACCGCCCGCAAGGGCTGCTATGCCTGAAACCAGCGGAACGGCAGTAATTGCAGCGCAAGTCTTTCCCGAATACTTTTCCTTGAAAGAAGGCAGGCTGGCAACTGTGCCTTCTGCCCAAAACCATATTCCGTTTGCAGGAAGATGTCCCGATTTGCGGCGTTCATCGTTAATAGGAGCATTAGCTAAAACTTCGTTTGCTATCGTCATTAATTCAACAAGCGGTTCACTTCCGGTTCCTTTGGGTAAATACTGTCCGATTTTTTGCTTTAAAATATCATGCGGAGGAGTAGCAATAAGCCCACTTATATCCCCGCCCGATTGCACCGCAATATGTCTGAACGACGGATTTAAATGAAAACTCATGCCATATTTTTTAGATGCGGCGCTAAATCTTGCATCTTCTAAGAGATATTTCATTAGTGCGATAGACTGATCGCCTTCAATAGAGCCCCCGCTGTGAGAGTAAATAACCTTTTCAGCAAGCGGAACATCGTCGTCTGATAATGCAACCATATTGCATCTATATGAGATGTCCCCGGCTTTTAACTCAACTCCGCTTCCAGCAGCCTCAAGCGGGGATCTTCCGGTATAATATTTTCTGGGATCATACCCAAAAATAGATAAAATGCCTGTATCACTCCCTGCGGGCACACCTATCGGTATTGTGCGAACAGTTCCCACCTCGCTCTTTTTAGCGAGTTCATCAATATGCGGTTTATTGGCAGCTCCAAGGGGAGTTTTTCCGTTAAGCTCGGGCACAGGATTATCCGCCATCCCGTCTCCAATAACTAAAATATATTTCATTTATTTTCCTCCGTAAAATATTTTTATGTTATTATATCATTTTTAATATTGTAAATAAACTTCTACAGTAAAAAACCGATCTTATGAAGATCGGTTTTCAGACTGTCGAAAAATTACACGCACCGCAAAAGCGATTACATATAGGTGAAAAGACAAAAAGGAAGTATCGAATCTTTAAACGTAATCTTCAGGTTACGGTTTGTAAACACAAAACGGCACAAGCTACCCCATACCGGGGCACTTTTGCTTACTTCAGAACAAGCGCCCTGCTGTATCTGCATACAGCGACGAGCGCCTGTTCTTTATCTGCCCTTTTGCGAGCGTCTGTCAGTTTAATATTGGATTGTTGCATATTTAAAGAATCTGAACCCAAGCGGAGAGCTGTATACTCCCTTGAGCTTGCTGCTGATCAAATAAGTGTCTACATTATAATAAATAGGAGCGATCGGCATATCTTTCATAAGCAGCGCTTCAGCTTCATGCATCTTTGTATACCTGACATTTCTGTCATCAGACGATTTTATCTGTGAAATCAAATCGTCATACTGTTTATTATTATACTTACAGAAATTGTTGACGTTATCGGACGTAAACATATCTAAAAATGAAATAGGGTCGTTATAATCACTGTTAAAGCTAGAACGCGCAACTTCATAATTGCCTTTTTGCTTAGTATCGTTGAAAACGTTCCATTCCTGCTGCTGAAGGGTACAATCTATGTTTAAACTGGTTTTCCACATGTTCTGGAATGCTTCAGCATTTTCTTTATTTCCTGTTGCTGTATTATATAGATATTCAAATTTGGGGAAGCCCTCACCGTTAGGATATCCGGCAGCCGCAAGCAGCTCTTTGGCTTTTGCGACATTAGCCTGATAGCTTGCTCCGTCTACAGGGTAGTAATCTCCGCCCTCAGCACGAAATTCCTTAGACTGATCTTTACCACTCATGCCAATCGGCACAAATGCTCCGGCCGGCTTTTGTCCCGCCTTGCCGATTTTATCGCATATATAATTTCTGTCGATAGCAAGTGAAAGCGCTGTGCGGACGCGCGGATCATCGAAAGGTTTTTTCGTATTGTTAAAATCAATAAAGCATGTTCCCAGTTCGCCTTCCGCATGAAATTCAGGTTTTCCCTTCCATGCGTCGATTTCATTACTGGGCATGTCATCTGCAAATAAAATGTCACCCTTTTTAAATGCAGCAAGTGCCGCATTATTGTCACTCATGAGTACAAAACGGATTTTGTCAGGTCCAAGGTTAGCGGCGTCATAGTAATTCTGGTTCTTTTCATAGACCATTTCTGAGTTATGCTTCCATGATACTAGTTTATATGGTCCATTTCCGACATATGTATTTGGTTTTGTCGCCCAAGAATCGTTTCCATCCACAATGTCCTTTCTGACCGGAGCATATGTTGGATACGCAAGCAGCTCCATAAAATATGGACAAGGAGCTGAAAGTTCAATTTTAAGCGTCTTATCGTCGAGTGCCTTAACAGCAAC is a genomic window of Bacillota bacterium containing:
- a CDS encoding peptide ABC transporter substrate-binding protein translates to MKRVFALALAFTMLLTVFSACGKTTASSDKTISVEIGSEPESVDPAFCRTVDGDTLVLHNFEGLAKLDKDGKPVLGMAESYTQSEDKKTYTFVLRKDAKWSDGQPVKAGDFEYAWKRAIDPKNAASYGYMFDVIKGGEIYYKDPSKDKYDINDVAVKALDDKTLKIELSAPCPYFMELLAYPTYAPVRKDIVDGNDSWATKPNTYVGNGPYKLVSWKHNSEMVYEKNQNYYDAANLGPDKIRFVLMSDNNAALAAFKKGDILFADDMPSNEIDAWKGKPEFHAEGELGTCFIDFNNTKKPFDDPRVRTALSLAIDRNYICDKIGKAGQKPAGAFVPIGMSGKDQSKEFRAEGGDYYPVDGASYQANVAKAKELLAAAGYPNGEGFPKFEYLYNTATGNKENAEAFQNMWKTSLNIDCTLQQQEWNVFNDTKQKGNYEVARSSFNSDYNDPISFLDMFTSDNVNNFCKYNNKQYDDLISQIKSSDDRNVRYTKMHEAEALLMKDMPIAPIYYNVDTYLISSKLKGVYSSPLGFRFFKYATIQY
- the apgM gene encoding 2,3-bisphosphoglycerate-independent phosphoglycerate mutase, coding for MKYILVIGDGMADNPVPELNGKTPLGAANKPHIDELAKKSEVGTVRTIPIGVPAGSDTGILSIFGYDPRKYYTGRSPLEAAGSGVELKAGDISYRCNMVALSDDDVPLAEKVIYSHSGGSIEGDQSIALMKYLLEDARFSAASKKYGMSFHLNPSFRHIAVQSGGDISGLIATPPHDILKQKIGQYLPKGTGSEPLVELMTIANEVLANAPINDERRKSGHLPANGIWFWAEGTVASLPSFKEKYSGKTCAAITAVPLVSGIAALAGGDSIEVEGATGEIDTNYEGKVDATISALDKGYDFVCLHVEAPDECTHNGDLKGKIKAIEYIDSRVIANLVPKLEKRGEDFRILIISDHKTLMSTRTHDGEPVPFLIYDSRNKVGSGNSYTEENGLKGPFVEDGFTILARLMELNKQ
- a CDS encoding ABC transporter ATP-binding protein, with the protein product MLKLQQVKKVYAGSGKPAVDGLTLDVRPGEIFGFIGPNGAGKTTTIKMITGILPPNEGTITVNGHDIKTDPVGAKRCIGYVPDEHIAYDRLKGIEYLNFVADIYGVSSKARKERIEKYLSMFEIAHAANDRISAYSHGMKQKLMITGALLSSPPLWILDEPMTGLDPKSAHLLKQEMRSHCDLGNTVFFSTHVLDVAERLCDRVGIISGGRLIAVGTIDELKNREGGESLESIFLELTSGDGREEE